The following coding sequences lie in one Erwinia amylovora genomic window:
- a CDS encoding penicillin-binding transpeptidase domain-containing protein, translating to MPPLRKSLAKSQSAPTFNLLRFRLVCLGVLTCLVFLLLRVADLQLINHPMLEKEADQRSLRTVTLPPNRGTLLDRNGEALALSVPSRDIIADPQRVLEAHPDFTSAKWQYLANALEQRPEQIAAQIGANPERRFLYLGHKIELGIAKDIAKLHLAGISTLYNDSRFYPMSEATAPLIGIVGAENSGLSGLEKGFDKLLRGTPGVKKYRQDANGNIVAMINYEPPQQPPTVQLSIDKFDQYTLYSKLRDGVMLNKADSGAAVLIKIDTGEILGMASYPSFNPNHFVDVSPAQMRNAAINDSYEPGSTVKPLVVMEGLARKLVRPDSVLDTTPYRVNGHLIRDVGHWSRLTMTGILQKSSDIGVSHIALAMPAEVLVNTYHSFGLGKPTGLGLTGESVGYFPLHRQRWADIERATFSFGYGLRVTPLQIAREYATLGAFGVYRPLSITKVTPPVLGKRVADEQTVRAVVHMMESDALPGGSGVRAAVPGYRLAIKTGTAEKMGDSGKYDGGYINYTAGVAPASNPQVALVIMINHPTAGDHFGGSVAAPVFGNIIGPVLKHMNIPPDALYGHG from the coding sequence ATGCCGCCGTTAAGAAAATCGCTGGCCAAATCCCAGTCTGCTCCTACTTTCAACCTCTTGCGATTCCGGCTTGTTTGCCTTGGCGTGTTGACCTGTCTGGTTTTTTTACTGCTAAGAGTGGCGGATTTACAGCTGATTAATCATCCGATGCTGGAAAAAGAGGCTGACCAGCGCTCGCTGCGCACCGTCACTCTCCCCCCCAATCGTGGTACTTTGCTGGATCGCAACGGTGAGGCGTTAGCACTTAGCGTACCGTCGCGTGATATTATCGCCGATCCGCAGCGCGTGCTGGAGGCGCACCCGGATTTTACCAGCGCGAAATGGCAGTACCTTGCCAACGCGCTGGAACAGCGCCCGGAACAGATTGCCGCACAGATTGGCGCAAACCCCGAGCGGCGCTTCCTCTATCTTGGCCATAAAATCGAACTGGGCATCGCCAAAGATATCGCCAAACTGCACCTGGCCGGTATCAGCACCTTATATAACGACAGTCGTTTCTACCCGATGAGCGAAGCCACCGCACCGCTGATCGGCATTGTTGGCGCGGAGAACAGCGGTCTTAGCGGCCTGGAGAAGGGCTTTGATAAGCTGTTACGCGGTACGCCGGGCGTGAAGAAGTACCGTCAGGATGCCAATGGCAATATTGTGGCGATGATCAATTATGAGCCACCGCAGCAACCGCCAACGGTTCAGCTCAGTATTGATAAATTTGACCAGTACACCCTGTACAGCAAACTGCGCGACGGGGTTATGCTGAACAAAGCGGATTCCGGTGCGGCGGTGCTGATCAAGATCGATACCGGGGAGATCCTCGGCATGGCCTCTTACCCGTCATTTAACCCGAACCATTTCGTTGATGTTTCACCGGCGCAGATGCGTAATGCGGCGATCAACGACAGCTATGAACCGGGTTCAACGGTAAAGCCGCTGGTGGTGATGGAAGGCCTGGCGCGCAAGCTGGTGCGCCCGGATTCCGTACTGGATACCACACCGTACCGGGTTAACGGCCATCTGATCCGTGATGTGGGGCACTGGTCGCGTTTGACCATGACCGGCATCCTGCAGAAATCCAGTGATATCGGCGTATCGCATATTGCGCTGGCGATGCCGGCCGAAGTGCTGGTAAACACCTACCACTCTTTCGGACTGGGCAAGCCGACCGGGCTGGGCCTGACCGGAGAGAGTGTGGGCTACTTCCCGCTGCACCGCCAGCGCTGGGCCGATATTGAACGCGCCACCTTCTCTTTTGGCTATGGACTGCGCGTGACCCCGCTCCAGATAGCACGCGAATATGCCACCCTCGGCGCGTTTGGCGTTTACCGCCCGCTGTCGATCACCAAAGTCACGCCGCCGGTGCTGGGTAAACGCGTGGCCGATGAGCAGACGGTGCGGGCGGTGGTACATATGATGGAAAGTGATGCGCTGCCGGGCGGCAGCGGCGTGCGTGCTGCGGTACCGGGCTATCGCCTGGCGATTAAAACCGGTACTGCCGAAAAAATGGGCGACAGCGGCAAATATGACGGTGGCTATATTAACTACACCGCCGGGGTAGCGCCGGCCAGTAATCCCCAGGTGGCGCTGGTGATTATGATCAACCACCCGACGGCGGGCGATCACTTCGGCGGCTCGGTAGCGGCGCCGGTGTTTGGCAATATTATTGGCCCGGTGCTGAAACATATGAATATTCCCCCGGACGCGCTCTACGGTCACGGTTAA
- a CDS encoding MdtA/MuxA family multidrug efflux RND transporter periplasmic adaptor subunit — protein MSEISRKKPYSRRKIILCVIVLVLAAGLFWRLWPYGPGAAGGPGDMGGPRGQGGPGQMAGMATPVHAGEVRLADVPVYLTALGTVIPNATVTVTSQVSGTLTHVYFKEGEKVAAGQLLAQIDPRSYQATLAQYQGNLSQNQALLKSAQLTLARYQKLYARDLLARQDLETQTATVGQYLGAVTADQAQIAAAKLNIEFARITAPISGRVGLRLVDAGNRIQSSDTTGIVVITQTQPAAVTFSVPQSNIPTLLKALHNGQPLPATAFDQAGSTQLAQGEVQFISNQIDTSTGSVALKALFVNQDETLYANQFVNLRLQTGTLKQATVIPARALQLSSDGSFVYVINKDRTVTRKAVTTGPAFGSSQQAILSGVSPGEQVVTEGIDRLSDGSKVSLVSAEETRAAAGKKAQ, from the coding sequence ATGAGCGAAATCTCCCGCAAGAAGCCGTACTCACGGCGTAAGATCATTCTCTGCGTTATCGTGCTGGTGCTGGCTGCCGGCCTGTTCTGGCGCTTATGGCCGTATGGCCCTGGCGCAGCCGGGGGACCTGGCGATATGGGCGGCCCGCGCGGGCAGGGCGGACCAGGGCAGATGGCGGGGATGGCCACTCCGGTCCACGCCGGGGAAGTGCGGCTGGCCGATGTGCCTGTTTATCTGACCGCGCTGGGAACGGTTATTCCCAACGCCACCGTCACCGTCACCAGTCAGGTGAGCGGCACGCTGACCCATGTTTATTTTAAGGAAGGGGAAAAGGTGGCCGCCGGGCAGCTGCTGGCGCAGATCGATCCGCGCAGCTATCAGGCCACGCTGGCGCAGTATCAGGGCAATCTGAGCCAGAACCAGGCGCTGCTGAAAAGCGCTCAGCTGACGCTGGCGCGTTATCAGAAACTTTATGCCCGGGATTTGCTGGCGCGTCAGGATCTTGAAACTCAGACTGCCACCGTGGGGCAGTACCTCGGCGCGGTGACAGCGGATCAGGCGCAGATCGCTGCCGCTAAGCTGAATATTGAATTCGCCCGCATTACCGCGCCGATCTCCGGGCGGGTCGGACTGCGGCTGGTGGATGCCGGTAACAGGATCCAAAGCTCGGATACCACCGGCATTGTGGTGATAACCCAAACGCAACCGGCGGCGGTGACTTTTAGCGTGCCGCAGAGCAATATACCCACGCTGCTTAAGGCGCTGCATAACGGCCAGCCGCTGCCCGCCACCGCTTTCGATCAGGCAGGCAGCACCCAGCTGGCTCAGGGTGAAGTGCAGTTTATCAGCAATCAGATTGATACCAGCACCGGCAGCGTTGCGCTGAAAGCGCTGTTCGTCAATCAGGACGAAACCCTGTATGCCAACCAGTTTGTCAATCTGCGGCTGCAAACCGGCACGCTGAAACAGGCCACGGTGATCCCGGCCCGGGCGCTACAGTTGAGCAGCGACGGCAGTTTCGTTTATGTGATCAATAAAGACCGCACGGTGACGCGCAAAGCCGTCACCACCGGCCCGGCATTCGGCAGCAGTCAGCAGGCTATTCTGTCCGGCGTCAGCCCGGGCGAGCAGGTGGTGACCGAAGGTATCGACCGCCTGAGCGATGGCAGCAAGGTGTCGCTGGTCAGTGCAGAAGAAACCCGCGCGGCCGCGGGCAAGAAAGCGCAATGA
- a CDS encoding efflux RND transporter permease subunit — MNPSRIFILRPVATILLMVAVLASGIFAYGMLSTSALPQVDYPTIQVTTLYPGASPDVMASSVTAPLERQLGQMPGLSQMTSSSSSGSSVITLQFSLELSLDVAEQEVQAAINAANSLLPTDLPNPPTYKKVNPADSAVIALAASSDTLPLTKVQDLVNTRVALKLSQISGVGMVTLAGGQQPAIRVRINPNALAAHGLTLEDVNTLVSNSNVNGSKGGFDGQYHSVTIDANDQLRSAAQYGNLILTYQNGAALRLHDVAQIDEAAENSYQSAWANTSPAIVISVQRQPGANVIAVVDAIKARLPTLQAALPDGVKLTVVSDRTQTIRASISDVQFELMLAIALVVMVTFLFLRNVAATLIPSVAVPLSLVGTFGVMYLAGFSLNNLTLMALTIATGFVIDDAIVVVENISRRLEQGETPMEAALKGSAQIGFTIISLTFSLIAVLIPLLFMGDVVGRLFREFAITLAVSILVSMLISLTLTPMLCAYLLHSVPPERQSRFYRRGGEIFDRLIAAYDRLLTIVLNHQRITLLVALATLALTALLYLMVPKGFFPAQDTGLIQGVTVASQDVSFSEMSRRQQQLAAIVLQNPAVENLSSTVGIDGSNTSLNSGRLQISLKPFAQRDERADTVISELQQATAAVPGIQLYLQSAQDLTVNDQVSPARYQFTLDDVDSENLVAWSPQLVAALRVRPEFSSVVSNLQDQGQVAYVELNRDAAARYGITASDVDTALYNAFGQRLISTIFTQANQYRVVLEVAPKFRQSPASFGDIWLATASGSSDSHSSSSSATSSTGSSTSSSTGSSTSSSAGSTTSSGTSSSMVKLTSVATIHLRTGSLVHMRLNQLPAVTVSFNLNDGYSLEQAQQAIGEVSSALARPSGITLRWQGETAAFQNATGNTLWLILAALLTMYVVLGILYESFIHPVTILSTLPSAAVGALLTLLLCNTEFSLIALIGVILLIGIVKKNAIMMIDFALEAENKQHLSPRDAIHQACLLRFRPILMTTMAALLGALPLMLASGSGAELRQPLGLVIVGGLIFSQVLTLFSTPVIYLWFDRLAQRFHRQRRKPVAREAE; from the coding sequence ATGAATCCGTCACGCATCTTCATCCTGCGCCCGGTCGCCACTATCCTGCTGATGGTGGCGGTGCTGGCCTCCGGGATTTTCGCCTACGGCATGCTCTCCACCTCGGCGCTGCCGCAGGTCGATTACCCGACGATACAGGTCACCACGCTCTATCCCGGTGCCAGCCCGGATGTGATGGCCTCCTCGGTGACCGCACCGCTTGAGCGCCAGCTGGGGCAGATGCCTGGCCTCAGTCAGATGACTTCCAGCAGTTCCAGCGGCTCTTCGGTGATTACTCTGCAATTTTCGCTGGAGCTGTCGCTGGATGTGGCCGAACAGGAAGTGCAGGCGGCGATAAACGCCGCCAACAGCCTGCTGCCGACCGATCTGCCCAATCCGCCGACCTACAAGAAAGTGAACCCGGCGGACAGTGCGGTGATCGCCCTTGCGGCCAGTTCGGATACGCTGCCGCTAACTAAAGTGCAGGATCTGGTCAATACCCGTGTTGCGCTCAAGCTGTCACAGATTTCAGGCGTGGGGATGGTGACGCTGGCGGGCGGGCAACAGCCGGCGATCCGCGTGCGCATTAACCCCAATGCGCTGGCCGCGCACGGACTGACGCTGGAAGACGTCAATACCCTGGTCAGTAACAGCAATGTCAATGGCTCGAAGGGCGGGTTTGACGGGCAGTATCACTCGGTGACCATTGATGCTAACGACCAGCTGCGCAGCGCCGCACAGTACGGCAACCTGATCCTGACGTATCAGAACGGGGCCGCGCTGCGCCTGCATGATGTGGCACAAATCGACGAGGCGGCGGAAAACAGTTACCAGTCGGCGTGGGCCAATACCAGCCCGGCGATTGTCATCAGCGTGCAGCGCCAGCCGGGAGCGAATGTGATCGCGGTGGTGGATGCGATTAAGGCCCGGCTGCCCACCTTACAGGCGGCTTTACCGGACGGGGTGAAACTCACCGTGGTCTCTGACCGCACGCAGACCATTCGTGCCTCCATCAGCGACGTGCAGTTTGAGCTGATGCTGGCGATCGCGCTGGTGGTGATGGTCACCTTTCTGTTTCTGCGTAACGTGGCGGCCACGCTGATCCCAAGCGTGGCCGTGCCGCTGTCGCTGGTCGGCACCTTTGGCGTGATGTATCTGGCCGGCTTCAGCCTGAATAACCTGACGCTGATGGCGCTGACCATCGCCACCGGCTTTGTTATCGATGATGCGATCGTGGTGGTGGAGAACATCTCGCGCCGCCTGGAACAGGGCGAAACGCCGATGGAAGCGGCGCTGAAGGGATCGGCACAGATTGGCTTTACCATTATCTCCCTGACGTTTTCCCTGATTGCAGTGCTGATCCCGCTGCTGTTTATGGGCGATGTGGTCGGGCGGCTGTTCCGTGAATTTGCCATTACCCTGGCGGTGTCGATTCTGGTATCGATGCTGATATCGCTCACCCTGACGCCGATGCTGTGCGCGTATTTATTGCACTCTGTTCCGCCGGAACGCCAGTCGCGCTTCTACCGTCGCGGCGGCGAGATCTTCGACCGGCTGATTGCCGCTTATGACCGTCTGCTGACCATTGTTCTGAATCATCAGCGCATCACGCTACTGGTGGCGCTGGCCACGCTGGCGCTGACCGCGCTGCTTTACCTGATGGTGCCGAAAGGCTTCTTCCCGGCCCAGGATACCGGTTTGATTCAGGGGGTGACCGTTGCCTCACAGGATGTTTCCTTCAGCGAGATGTCGCGGCGGCAACAGCAGCTGGCGGCGATCGTGCTGCAAAATCCGGCGGTGGAAAATCTCTCTTCCACCGTGGGGATTGATGGCAGCAATACCAGCCTGAACAGCGGCCGCCTGCAGATTAGCCTGAAGCCCTTTGCCCAGCGCGACGAACGGGCCGATACGGTGATTAGCGAATTGCAGCAGGCCACCGCTGCGGTGCCTGGCATTCAGCTCTATTTGCAGTCGGCGCAGGATCTGACGGTCAATGACCAGGTTAGCCCGGCTCGTTACCAGTTCACGCTGGACGACGTTGACAGTGAAAACCTGGTGGCGTGGTCGCCGCAGCTGGTGGCGGCGTTACGGGTTCGCCCGGAATTCAGCTCGGTGGTGAGCAACCTGCAGGATCAGGGGCAGGTGGCGTACGTTGAGTTAAACCGCGATGCGGCGGCGCGCTACGGCATCACCGCCTCTGACGTTGATACCGCGCTGTATAACGCCTTTGGTCAGCGGCTGATCTCGACCATTTTCACCCAGGCGAACCAGTATCGCGTGGTGCTGGAAGTCGCGCCGAAGTTCCGGCAGTCACCGGCCTCCTTTGGGGATATCTGGCTGGCCACTGCGTCCGGCAGTTCCGATAGTCATAGCAGCTCCAGCTCCGCCACCAGCAGCACCGGCAGTTCAACCAGCAGCAGCACCGGCAGTTCAACCAGCAGCAGCGCCGGCAGTACCACCAGCAGCGGCACCAGCAGCAGCATGGTGAAACTGACTTCCGTTGCCACCATCCATCTGCGTACCGGTTCGCTGGTGCATATGCGCCTGAACCAGTTACCGGCGGTCACCGTCTCCTTCAACCTGAATGATGGCTATTCGCTGGAGCAGGCACAGCAGGCGATCGGCGAAGTCAGCAGCGCGCTGGCCCGGCCGTCGGGTATTACGCTGCGCTGGCAGGGGGAGACGGCAGCTTTCCAGAATGCGACCGGCAACACCCTGTGGCTGATCCTGGCGGCGCTCCTCACCATGTATGTGGTGCTGGGCATTCTCTATGAAAGCTTTATTCACCCGGTGACCATCCTTTCCACGCTGCCGTCGGCGGCGGTCGGCGCGCTGTTAACCCTGCTGCTGTGCAACACCGAATTCAGCCTGATTGCGCTGATTGGCGTGATCCTGCTGATCGGCATTGTGAAAAAGAATGCGATTATGATGATCGACTTCGCCCTGGAGGCGGAAAATAAGCAGCATCTCAGCCCGCGTGATGCCATCCACCAGGCCTGTCTGCTGCGTTTTCGTCCGATCCTGATGACCACCATGGCGGCGCTGCTCGGCGCGCTGCCGCTGATGCTGGCCTCCGGCTCCGGTGCTGAACTGCGCCAGCCGCTGGGGCTGGTTATCGTCGGCGGGCTGATCTTCAGCCAGGTGCTGACGCTGTTCTCTACGCCGGTCATCTATCTGTGGTTCGATCGCCTGGCACAGCGTTTTCATCGCCAGCGCCGCAAGCCCGTAGCGCGGGAAGCCGAATGA
- a CDS encoding efflux RND transporter permease subunit, whose translation MNITRLFIFRPVATLLLMLALLLLGALGYRLLPVAPLPQVDFPTILVTASLPGASPETMAATVATPLERALGQIAGISEMTSQSSQSSSTLILQFSLDRDINGAARDVQAGINAARSLLPGSMPSLPTYRKANPSDAPIVMLALSSTTRTSAELYDLAESKIQQRISQVNGVGQVSLRGSALPGVRIDPQPQQLSQYGISLDTLREAIANSTTNKPKGMLSGDRQSWMVDSNGQRDRAEQFRDLVVSYRDGRAIRLRDVATVSDAVEDKYNVGYYNGVPSVMIGVTRSAGANMLETIDRIKALMPLFEKQLPADMKLAIVVDRAPNVRASLYDTEETLLVATLLVIGVVFLFLRDIRAVVIPALALPLSLTGTCAVMYLLDYSLDNLSLMALIIATGFVVDDAIVVLENITRHIEAGLSPVRAAIKGAKEVSFTVLSMTLSLVAVFIPILLMGSIVGRLFREFAVTLTVSLIISLLVSLSLTPMLCSRLLKRRSPPERRPHPFSRWIEQGLNRLLARYATALNWVMRHQRLTLFSLMLTVLLNIFLYSVVQKGFFPNQDTGLLMGMMRADQNISFQAMEPKMQQFASLIAADPAVDGVLSSMGSGAFGSRNTAMFFVHLKDFKQRTANASEVANRLSGKTQHIPGVQLFLRAAQDIHIGGRSANATYQYSLQADDLETLRIWTPKVKAALEQIPLLTSVDSDAETGGQEVMIAIDRDRATRLGVNVQMLDEMLNNAFSQRQIATMYQTLNQYHVVMTVNDRWTRDPAVLSQMFVINDRGERIPISAFASFSGANAPLAVNHQGQSATSTVAFNLQDGVSLQQAQAAVKTAMAKIGLPDSVQAGFQGTAKAFTELSASMPWLILAALVAVYIVLGMLYESYIHPLTILSTLPSAGVGALLLLLLTDTQLTVIALIGILLLIGIVKKNAIMMIDFALAAERTQGMTPQQAITQACLQRFRPIMMTTLAAFFGALPLALGSGGDADLRSPLGLAIAGGLMLSQLLTLFTTPVVYLYLDRVSRAAKRQWRRLRQAE comes from the coding sequence ATGAATATCACCCGGCTATTTATCTTCCGCCCGGTGGCCACGCTGCTGCTGATGCTGGCCCTGCTGCTGCTGGGGGCGCTGGGTTACCGGCTGCTGCCGGTGGCCCCGTTGCCACAGGTGGACTTTCCCACTATCCTGGTCACCGCCAGCCTGCCCGGAGCCAGCCCGGAAACCATGGCGGCAACGGTGGCTACCCCACTGGAGCGTGCGCTGGGGCAGATTGCCGGTATCAGCGAAATGACCTCGCAGAGTTCGCAAAGCTCCAGCACCCTCATTCTGCAATTCTCGCTGGACCGTGATATCAACGGCGCGGCGCGTGACGTGCAGGCGGGGATCAACGCCGCCCGCAGCCTGCTACCGGGCAGCATGCCGTCGCTGCCGACTTACCGTAAGGCTAACCCTTCGGATGCGCCGATCGTGATGCTGGCGCTCTCCAGCACCACCCGCACCAGTGCAGAACTGTACGATCTGGCGGAGAGCAAAATCCAGCAGCGCATCTCTCAGGTGAACGGCGTGGGTCAGGTATCGCTGCGCGGCAGCGCGCTGCCGGGGGTACGCATCGATCCGCAACCGCAGCAGCTGTCCCAGTACGGCATATCGCTGGATACGCTGCGCGAGGCGATTGCCAACAGCACCACGAATAAGCCAAAAGGGATGCTGTCAGGCGATCGCCAGTCGTGGATGGTGGACAGCAATGGTCAACGGGATCGGGCAGAACAGTTTCGCGACCTGGTGGTCAGCTACCGGGATGGTCGGGCGATCCGGCTTCGCGATGTGGCTACGGTCTCTGATGCCGTCGAAGATAAGTATAACGTCGGCTACTACAATGGCGTGCCGTCGGTGATGATCGGCGTGACCCGCTCTGCCGGGGCGAATATGCTGGAAACCATTGACCGCATAAAGGCGCTAATGCCGCTTTTCGAAAAACAGCTGCCCGCCGACATGAAGCTGGCTATTGTGGTTGACCGCGCGCCGAACGTGCGGGCTTCGCTGTACGATACCGAAGAGACGTTACTGGTAGCCACGCTGCTGGTGATTGGCGTGGTATTTCTCTTTCTGCGTGATATCAGGGCGGTGGTGATCCCGGCTCTGGCGCTGCCGCTGTCGTTAACCGGCACCTGTGCGGTGATGTATCTGCTGGACTACAGCCTTGATAATCTGTCGCTGATGGCGCTGATTATCGCCACCGGATTTGTGGTGGATGATGCCATCGTGGTGCTGGAAAATATCACCCGCCATATTGAAGCGGGCTTAAGCCCGGTGCGCGCGGCGATCAAAGGAGCAAAGGAAGTCAGCTTTACCGTGTTGTCCATGACCCTGTCGCTGGTAGCGGTGTTTATCCCGATCCTGTTGATGGGCAGCATTGTTGGCCGCCTGTTCCGCGAGTTTGCCGTAACGCTGACCGTATCGCTGATTATTTCGCTGCTGGTTTCACTTAGCCTGACGCCAATGCTCTGCTCGCGTCTGTTAAAACGCCGATCGCCGCCTGAGCGCCGCCCGCATCCGTTCAGCCGCTGGATTGAACAGGGCCTGAACCGCCTGCTGGCGCGCTATGCGACGGCGCTGAACTGGGTGATGCGCCATCAGCGACTGACGCTGTTCAGCCTGATGCTGACCGTGCTGCTGAATATCTTCCTCTATTCGGTGGTGCAGAAGGGGTTCTTCCCTAATCAGGACACCGGGCTGCTGATGGGGATGATGCGCGCCGATCAGAATATCTCATTCCAGGCGATGGAACCGAAAATGCAGCAGTTTGCCAGCCTGATCGCTGCCGATCCGGCGGTGGACGGCGTTTTGTCCTCCATGGGCAGCGGCGCGTTTGGATCGCGCAACACCGCGATGTTCTTTGTCCACCTGAAAGACTTTAAGCAGCGCACGGCCAACGCCAGCGAGGTGGCGAACCGCCTGAGCGGCAAAACTCAGCATATTCCCGGCGTGCAGCTGTTCCTGAGGGCGGCACAGGATATTCATATCGGTGGCCGCAGCGCCAACGCCACTTACCAGTACAGCCTGCAGGCCGACGATCTGGAAACGCTGCGCATCTGGACGCCGAAGGTCAAAGCGGCGCTGGAGCAGATCCCGCTGCTGACCAGCGTCGATTCTGACGCGGAAACCGGCGGCCAGGAGGTGATGATCGCTATCGATCGCGACCGGGCTACCCGGCTGGGCGTCAATGTGCAGATGCTGGACGAGATGCTGAATAACGCCTTCAGCCAGCGGCAGATTGCCACAATGTATCAAACGCTGAATCAGTACCATGTAGTGATGACAGTCAACGATCGCTGGACGCGCGATCCCGCCGTATTGTCACAGATGTTTGTTATCAACGATCGCGGCGAGCGCATTCCGATCTCTGCCTTTGCCAGCTTCAGCGGCGCGAATGCCCCGCTGGCGGTCAACCATCAGGGCCAGTCAGCCACCAGTACGGTGGCCTTTAACCTGCAGGATGGCGTTTCGCTGCAGCAGGCGCAGGCGGCGGTGAAAACCGCGATGGCGAAAATAGGTTTGCCGGATAGCGTGCAGGCCGGATTTCAGGGCACGGCGAAGGCGTTCACTGAACTGAGCGCCTCCATGCCCTGGCTGATCCTTGCGGCGCTGGTGGCGGTTTATATCGTGCTGGGAATGCTGTACGAAAGCTATATACATCCGCTGACCATCCTGTCCACGCTGCCTTCCGCCGGTGTCGGGGCGCTGCTGCTGCTGCTGCTGACTGACACCCAGCTGACGGTGATTGCGCTGATCGGCATTTTGCTGCTGATCGGCATCGTGAAAAAGAACGCCATTATGATGATCGACTTTGCGCTGGCCGCCGAACGTACCCAGGGCATGACGCCGCAGCAGGCGATTACCCAGGCCTGCCTGCAGCGTTTCCGTCCGATCATGATGACCACCCTGGCGGCCTTCTTCGGCGCATTGCCGCTGGCGCTGGGCAGCGGTGGCGATGCCGATCTGCGCAGCCCGCTGGGGCTGGCGATTGCCGGTGGCCTGATGCTCAGCCAGCTGCTAACCCTGTTCACTACGCCGGTTGTGTACCTTTATCTTGACCGCGTCAGCCGTGCCGCTAAACGTCAGTGGCGGCGTTTGCGCCAGGCTGAATAA
- a CDS encoding TolC family protein, which translates to MILLPNRIWSPGPGRSGTLPESGATPAKVAQARAACDADVASYRQRVLTGCQEVENDRAELNTLQDETLAQQRATAAAQKSAHVTRTQYQAGMNDYPDVATTENTSLSQQQSLLQLQSTQWVTSVQPVVALGGGWSSS; encoded by the coding sequence TTGATCTTACTGCCGAATCGCATCTGGTCGCCGGGGCCGGGCCGGAGCGGCACGCTGCCGGAGTCTGGTGCCACCCCGGCAAAGGTTGCACAGGCGCGCGCCGCCTGTGATGCCGATGTCGCCAGCTACCGCCAGAGGGTACTGACCGGCTGCCAGGAGGTAGAGAATGACCGGGCGGAGCTGAATACCTTGCAGGATGAAACGCTGGCGCAGCAGCGCGCCACCGCAGCGGCGCAGAAGTCGGCGCATGTTACCCGCACTCAGTACCAGGCCGGAATGAACGATTATCCTGATGTCGCCACTACTGAGAATACCAGCCTCAGCCAGCAGCAAAGTCTGCTTCAGCTGCAAAGCACGCAGTGGGTGACCAGCGTACAGCCGGTGGTAGCGCTGGGCGGCGGCTGGAGTTCATCATGA